Genomic window (Streptomyces sp. LX-29):
CCGCAGGCAGGTCGCCGCAGGCCGGTCGCCGCAGGCCGGTCGCCGCAGGCAGGTCGCCGCAGGCCGGTCGCCGCAGGCTGGTCGCCGCAGGCCGGTCGCCACGGATCGGTCGACGCCGATGGGCCGCTACGCGTCGGTCGACGCGGAGGGGCCGCCGAAGACGGCTCGCGCGGAGGGGCCGCGCGGAGGGTGGCCAGTCGCGGCTGGGCGTCGATGCGACGGGTCCGTCCGGCGGGGGCGCGTCGGGCCGGCGCCGCGTGCGACGCGCGGCGGCCCGGGCGGAGCTCACCAGGGCAGCGGACGTCCGTCCCGGAAGAAGCCGCCGGTGGGGCCGGTGTCCGGGAGCGTCGCCGCCCAGACCACGCCGGCCGCGCCGGCGTCCACCGGCCGTCCACCGGCGCCACCCATGTCGGTGGCGACCCAGCCGGGACAGACCGCGTTGACCAGGACGCCGTCGGGGCCCAGCTCGGCGGCGAGCATGCGCGTGAGCGCGTTGAGGGCGGCCTTGGTGACCGCGTAGGCGGGGGTGCCGCCGGCCATGCCGGTGAGCGAGCCGGCCTCGCTGGAGACGTTGACCATCCGCGGGTGGGCGCTGGCGCGGAGCAGCGCCGCGAAGGCGCGGGCGGTGCGCCAGGGGCCGTAGAGGTTGGTCTCGGCGGCCTCCCGTACGACGTCCAGGTCGGCGGTGAGCGCCCGCTGCCAGGTGTCGTAGGTGATGGCGGCGTTGTTGACGAGCACGTCGAGTCGGCCGTAGCGGTCGGCGACCCGTTCGGCGGCGGCCTTCACCCCGGCGTCGTCCGTGACGTCCAGGAGCAGCGGGCGCACCTCGCCGCCCTCGGCGCCCTCGCCCATGAGCCGTCGCGCGGCGGTGCCCGCGGAGTCCAGCGAGCGGGCGCTCAGCAGCACCGTGTGCCCGCGCTCGGCCAGCTGCCGACAGATCTCGAAGCCGAGGCCCCGGTTGCCCCCGGTGACCAGCGAGACGGTGCCCATACACCGATCATCTGCCGCGCGGCGGCGGCTGTCCACGGCGGCCGGGCGACCGCGTGCAGGAACTCATGAAGCTCGCCCCCCGCCGGCGGCCGCGCCGACCGCCTCGTCTCGCCCGCCCGCCGTCGGAGCGCCGGGCCACCACGGCCCCGGGCCCCGGGCCCCGGTCGGCGCACCGCGCGAGGGCCCCACCGCGCGGCCGTCGGCATGACCACCGACTCCGGTCGTCGGGCGCCGAGCGGTCGCGCGGTTCCGAGGCGCGGGGCGTCGAACGGGCCGGCGCACGGCCCGTTCGACGCCTGACGTGTCGCCAGAGGTGGGGTCAGCAGCCGTAGTCGACGAGGTCGAACGAGGAGTAGTGGTCGGCGGTGTAGTAGTCCTCGTCGGTGCCCTCGCCGGTGACGATGCGTCGGGCGCCGCGCGTCGGCGCGTTCGGGGTCTTCACCGTGTACTCGTGGTAGTAGCCGCTGGTCTGCTTGAGCAGGACGCCCTCGCGGTTCTGGAAGACGGTCCCGTCCTGCGGGTACGGGTAGGGGCCGCCGTCGTCGATCAGGTCGAGCGTGGTGTGCGCCTGGGACGGCAGGTCGGAGTAGCAGACCTCGCCGACCGCGGCGGCTGCCCGCGGCGCGGCCGCGGCGGTGACGCCCGGGCCGGCCCGGTAGGTGTCGGGAGTGACCGCGACGGCGGTGCCGCCGAAGAGCAGAGCCGTGGCGAGCGCGCCGGTGGCACCGATGCGGGTGATCAGGGGGATCCGTGGGGGAGTCTTCATGCGGGCAGCATGACGCGCGTAGCACATGTCATGTCAATGCCAAAGCGATCATGTTTTCCGGGTGTTCACCGGAGCTGCGCGAAGTCCACCGAGAGGTCGTCGAGTCGTCACCTTTTTGCCTCACAGGCAAAACTTTTGCCCCTGAGGTCGAAGGCTGGCTATACCGGAGACATGACCTCGCTCCCCGAGGCCGAGGGACCCGGCGGCGAGCTACCCGCCGTCGCCCCCCGCCTGCGCGATCTCCGCCGCCGCA
Coding sequences:
- a CDS encoding SDR family NAD(P)-dependent oxidoreductase — protein: MGTVSLVTGGNRGLGFEICRQLAERGHTVLLSARSLDSAGTAARRLMGEGAEGGEVRPLLLDVTDDAGVKAAAERVADRYGRLDVLVNNAAITYDTWQRALTADLDVVREAAETNLYGPWRTARAFAALLRASAHPRMVNVSSEAGSLTGMAGGTPAYAVTKAALNALTRMLAAELGPDGVLVNAVCPGWVATDMGGAGGRPVDAGAAGVVWAATLPDTGPTGGFFRDGRPLPW
- a CDS encoding ribonuclease domain-containing protein, which encodes MKTPPRIPLITRIGATGALATALLFGGTAVAVTPDTYRAGPGVTAAAAPRAAAAVGEVCYSDLPSQAHTTLDLIDDGGPYPYPQDGTVFQNREGVLLKQTSGYYHEYTVKTPNAPTRGARRIVTGEGTDEDYYTADHYSSFDLVDYGC